A genomic segment from Glycine soja cultivar W05 chromosome 18, ASM419377v2, whole genome shotgun sequence encodes:
- the LOC114395627 gene encoding probable E3 ubiquitin-protein ligase XERICO: MKPLSKLLNKLCGKMIMLLASLLIELIILIQKLRESRPISTRQYIKLIEKKNPTICYTKRFNLKAEHATECRVCLSEFEQGEKLRKLKCQHTFHRDCLDKWLQQYWATCPLCRKQVLPDDVVFKHRQHQNQPEAASNGNHDNLLYLFSAFRGGNT; encoded by the coding sequence ATGAAACCTCTCTCTAAGCTCTTAAACAAGCTTTGTGGGAAAATGATAATGCTATTAGCATCCCTTCTAATAGAGCTTATCATTCTCATTCAGAAGCTAAGGGAATCACGTCCCATCAGCACCCGCCAATACATCAAACTCATCGAGAAGAAGAACCCCACAATTTGCTACACCAAAAGATTTAACTTGAAGGCAGAGCACGCTACAGAGTGCAGGGTATGCTTGTCCGAATTCGAGCAAGGGGAGAAGCTGAGGAAGCTCAAATGCCAACACACGTTTCATAGGGATTGTTTGGACAAGTGGTTGCAACAGTACTGGGCTACGTGCCCACTTTGTCGGAAACAGGTGTTGCCTGATGATGTTGTGTTCAAGCACCGTCAGCATCAGAATCAACCAGAGGCTGCTTCTAATGGGAATCATGACAATCTTCTCTATCTTTTTTCAGCATTTCGTGGTGGCAACACTTAA
- the LOC114396470 gene encoding uncharacterized protein LOC114396470, whose protein sequence is MSDIAMLVAEEYERRTMNFKKAGAVQERNLNVVSCASLLVLKEKIEVQKKELVKWVLEPKTQFAIAASNSFFSA, encoded by the coding sequence ATGTCTGATATTGCTATGTTGGTAGCAGAAGAATATGAGAGGAGGACAATGAATTTTAAGAAGGCTGGCGCTGTACAAGAGAGGAACTTGAACGTGGTTTCTTGTGCTTCTTTGTTGGTTCTGAAGGAGAAGATTGAGGTGCAGAAGAAGGAGCTTGTCAAGTGGGTTTTGGAACCCAAAACCCAATTTGCAATTGCTGCTTCTAACAGTTTCTTTTCTGCTTGA
- the LOC114396469 gene encoding uncharacterized protein LOC114396469 — MADHSDSSPLVPPLPLADPSEIDLEAGPSEQIQCRICLETDGRDFIAPCKCKGTSKYVHRECLDHWRAIKEGFAFAHCTTCKAPYHLRVHVAADRKWRTLKFRFFVTRDILFIFLSVQLVIASLAYLVYLIDGYQQYWLRLLWGFDSEMSFYYICGALLFFALLGLSGCFITCYDRRVRNDLAQPCRELCLCCCQPGVCADCHLPGTLCMWTDCTTCFESCGTMATECGGCLGGAGEAGLPLLFIMALIVLGLFTVIGIFYSVLVATMVGQRIWQRHYHILAKRMLTKEYVVEDVDGELTGSDWSPPALPPEHIQQLKTLGLL; from the exons ATGGCCGATCACTCAGATTCTTCTCCTCTTGTTCCTCCCCTTCCCCTCGCTGACCCTTCCGAGATCGACCTCGAAGCCGGTCCCTCCGAACAAATCCAGTGCCGAATTTGTCTCGAAACTGACG GTAGAGATTTCATAGCCCCTTGTAAGTGCAAAGGTACATCAAAATATGTGCATCGAGAATGTTTGGATCATTGGCGAGCAATTAAG GAAGGGTTTGCCTTTGCTCACTGCACTACGTGCAAGGCTCCTTATCATTTGCGTGTTCATGTTGCCGCTGATAGGAAATGGCGTACCCTGAAATTTCGGTTTTTTGTCACCagagatattttgtttatttttctgtcTGTCCAGCTT GTCATTGCTTCACTGGCATATTTGGTTTATCTAATAGATGGTTACCAGCAATATTGGCTTCGTCTTCTCTGGGGTTTTGATAGTGAAATGAGCTTTTACTATATATGTG GAGCTCTATTGTTTTTCGCCTTGCTTGGCCTTTCTGGGTGCTTCATTACCTGCTATGATCGAAGAGTACGCAATGATTTAGCTCAGCCTTGTAGAGAACTATGTCTTTGTTGCTGTCAACCTGG AGTTTGTGCAGACTGTCATTTGCCAGGCACTCTTTGTATGTGGACTGATTGCACCACATGCTTTGAGAGTTGTGGAACCATGGCAACTGAATGTGGTGGTTGTTTGGGGGGTGCTGGGGAAGCAGGGCTACCATTATTATTCATTATGGCTTTGATTGTTCTGGGACTTTTTACTGTAATTGGGATATTCTACAGTGTATTGGTTGCTACCATGGTAGGTCAACGGATATGGCAACGTCATTATCACATACTTGCAAAAAGGATGTTAACAAAG GAGTATGTGGTTGAAGATGTTGATGGAGAGTTGACAGGATCGGATTGGTCTCCCCCGGCTCTTCCACCCGAGCATATTCAACAGTTGAAAACATTAGGCCTACTATGA